The following DNA comes from Streptomyces sp. NBC_00690.
ACAGCCCGGTGTGACTGCTCATGGTCACGGGGCCACACTCGCTTATGCGCGGCCTCGCGATGACCGGGTGGGATGCGGAACACCGTGCCCGCCCGGACGGTGTGGAGACCGGGCGGGCACCTCAGTCAGATGTCACCGTCACCCTGGGATCGTAACGATGATGGGTTCGCTGTACGCCGAGGTGTTCCCGGCCAGATCCTTGGCGCGGACCCGGAACGCATGCGGGGTCCATGGTTGGAGCCCCGTCACCCGCAGTGAGTGGACTCCCACGGTGCTGCCCGCCGGCAGACCGTCCCGGGAGACCTCGTACGTCAGGGGCGTGTCCCGGTCGTCCGATGACGCGCTCCAGGACAGCAGCAGCGAGGTTCCGGTGAACTCGGTGATGCTCAGGCGATGTGGCACGGTCGGTGCGGTGGTATCGGGCAAGGTGCAGATGCCCTGGTTCAGGGTGCAGCTGCGAGGTTGTCCTGCGCCCTGCGCCACCCAGCCGAAGGTCACCGACGCGCCGGGTGCGATGGCGCCGTTGTAGCCCTGGTTGCGGAAGGAGTACCAGTTCCCGTCGCGGGTGAGCGTCGCATCCCAATGGGCGCTGACGGTGGTGTCGGCGGGCAGGACGAACGAGACCGCCCAACTGGTGAGTGTGAAACTGCTGATGTTGGTGATCGTGAAGGCGCCCTGATAGCCGCTTTCCCACGAAGTGGTCTGCCGGAAGTCGGCCACGGCGGGGATCGGTGCCCGTGCACTGGCCGGCGGTGCGAACAACAGGGCGAGCGCTCCGATGATGGTGGCGATGGAGAGGACCGATGACGCTCTTCGTCTTCGCATGAGCTGCTCCTTGAGATCGGGACGGTCCGTGCGCCTACATGACCAGCTTTGGTCTATACCAAAGCTGGTGGGTTATCACTTATCGCTAACACCCTTATAGGTCAAGGGAGTTGAGGAACATCGCTACGGAAGTCGGCGCCAGGCCGGCCGTCTATCCAGGTCGACGGTGAGGGGTGTGCACTCCTGATCGGTGGCGCGCACGGAACGCCCTACCGGCCCAAGCCGTCGCTCATGACGGGCGGGTAGCCGTGGGGGCGGTTCCCCGCGTTTGTCGATCGACCCGGGACGGTTCCGGTGCGACCGTGGGTGAGCCGGGCATGGGCACGCAGGTCTCCGAACGCCCCTGGGCGCGCGGACGGGCCGCCGCCCCTTCGACTCCGCCGACCACTTCCGACCGGAGCTCGACGTGTACTCGGCTGAAGCTGCGCCGGCCGGACCTCAACTACCGTTGGTCCACATGACAGCCACCGCGACGGACATCACCGAAGAACTGATCCGGGAGTTGCTGCGCGAGCAGCACCCCGACCTGGCGGATCAACCAGTGAAGCTCGGGGCGCGCGGGTGGGACAACCAGCTGTGGCGGCTGGGCGAGGACCTGGCCGTCCGATTGCCCTGGGCGACGGAGTCCGCGGACGCGCTGCTGCGCAAGGAACACACCTGGCTCCCCGGTCTAGCCCCGCACCTTCCACTGGAGATCCCCGTTCCGCAGCGCCTCGGTGAGCCCTCCGAGCGCTTTCCCCGGCCCTGGATCGTCACCACCTGGGTGCCGGGCGAGCCCGCCGACCGCGCGCCCGTGACGCGTGCCGCGGATGCGGCCGTCACTTTGGCCACCTTCCTCACCGCGCTGCACCAGCCCGCCCCCGACGGGGCACCCACCGGACGAGGACGCGGCGGCGTGCTCGCCGACACCGCCGAGCACTTCACCCAATCGCTCGTCTCGGCTAGCGAACTGGGGCTCATTCCCGACCCGGACGCCGTCCGCGCGGTCTGGGAGGACGCCGTCGCCGCACCCGACTGGGCAGGCCCGAGCCTCTGGCTCCACGGAGATCTGCATCCAGCCAACATCCTGACCACGAACGGCACCTTTTCCGGCGTGATCGACTTCGGTGACCTCTGCGCCGGCGATCCCGCCAGCGACCTCGCCGCCGTCTGGATCCTCCTGCCGGACGGCGTCGCCGACCTCTTCCACGAGACCTACCGGCCGAGCCCGGACGCCGCGACCCTGCGCCGCGCCCGTGGCTGGGCAGTGCTGCGTGCTCTCAGCGGCATTCTCATCGGGGACGCCGGCGTCCACGGTCGCCCCGGAGGCAAGCCCACCTGGGGCCCACCCGCCCACGCCTCACTTCGACGTCTCACCGCAACGGTCCACCAACGATCTAGCACCACAGAGGGCGGCTGAGGAACAAGCATCGAGGACCACAGAGGACGGCTGAGGGACAGCCGCATGCCATCAGCCCGTGCGACACCTGCCCGGCAGCGCCACGTTCGGTCGGCGTACGAACAGTCTGGGCGCCGCTGAACAGGACCTGCACGGTGATACGTGGCCTGGTCGACACGGAGTCCTCCGCTGCGGGGAGTGGTCGGAACACTCCAAGACCGGCTCGTGATCGTTGTCCTCGGCGAGGCCACCTTTCGGGGCCGCCCTGTTTCAGACTTGCAGGACGCGGCGGCTCGACAGGCGCCGCGTCCACGTCCACGTCGACCCAAGGACTCCCATCGTGAGCGAACGTGTCCTCATCCCCCGTAACCGAGGATTCCTCTTCCTTGACTCCCATCCGGCGGGCTGTGCGCAGACGGTGACCGACATCTGGCAGGCGTGCCCCGCCCCCGCCGATGTGCCCGAGGGCGCCGGACCCGTGGCCCTGATCATCGGCTCCTCGGCCGGATACGGCCTCGCGGCCACACTCGCCGGGCTCAAGCGTGCCGGTATCCGCGGGGTTATGGTCTCCTTCGAGAAGGCCCCCACAGAACGGCGTACCGCTACGGCGGGTTGGTATCGCACCGCCGCCACCGCGGATCTCGCCCGCGGCACCGGGCGGGATCTGGTCTTCCTCAACGGGGACGCGTTCTCCGACACGATGAAGGACCAGGTCGCCGATCTCATCGAGCAGCGTTTCGGCGG
Coding sequences within:
- a CDS encoding cellulose binding domain-containing protein, translated to MRRRRASSVLSIATIIGALALLFAPPASARAPIPAVADFRQTTSWESGYQGAFTITNISSFTLTSWAVSFVLPADTTVSAHWDATLTRDGNWYSFRNQGYNGAIAPGASVTFGWVAQGAGQPRSCTLNQGICTLPDTTAPTVPHRLSITEFTGTSLLLSWSASSDDRDTPLTYEVSRDGLPAGSTVGVHSLRVTGLQPWTPHAFRVRAKDLAGNTSAYSEPIIVTIPG
- a CDS encoding aminoglycoside phosphotransferase family protein: MTATATDITEELIRELLREQHPDLADQPVKLGARGWDNQLWRLGEDLAVRLPWATESADALLRKEHTWLPGLAPHLPLEIPVPQRLGEPSERFPRPWIVTTWVPGEPADRAPVTRAADAAVTLATFLTALHQPAPDGAPTGRGRGGVLADTAEHFTQSLVSASELGLIPDPDAVRAVWEDAVAAPDWAGPSLWLHGDLHPANILTTNGTFSGVIDFGDLCAGDPASDLAAVWILLPDGVADLFHETYRPSPDAATLRRARGWAVLRALSGILIGDAGVHGRPGGKPTWGPPAHASLRRLTATVHQRSSTTEGG